The following coding sequences lie in one Zingiber officinale cultivar Zhangliang chromosome 2B, Zo_v1.1, whole genome shotgun sequence genomic window:
- the LOC122046843 gene encoding triacylglycerol lipase SDP1-like, with translation MDITNEAAVDAFSIGPSTVLGRAIALRVLLCGSFRLLRMRLFLLLRAALRRLRDGALLPLAASLHPRNAQGILVLVTLVAFALRRFTNVRSRAESAYRRKFWRNMMRSALTYEEWSHAAKMLDKELTPKMSEGDLYDEELVRNKLQELRQRRQDGSLRDIVFCMRTDLLRNLGNMCNPELHKGRLQVPKLIKEYIDEVSIQLKMVCDSDSDELLLEEKLAFLHETRHAFGRSALLLSGGASLGSFHVGVVKTLVEHKLLPRIIAGSSVGSIMCAIVATRSWPELESFFEDSWHSLQFFDQLGGVFAVVKRIMTRGAVHEIRQLQRLLRHLTSNLTFQEAYDMTGRILGITVCSPRKHEPPRCLNYLTSPHVVIWSAVTASCAFPGLFEAQELMAKDRFGEIVPYHAPFSLGPEDNPGASARRWRDGSLESDLPMIQLKELFNVNHFIVSQANPHIAPLLRVKEIIRAYGGNFAAKLAHLVEMEVKHRCNQVLELGFRLGGIAKLFAQDWEGDVTVVMPATLAQYSKLIQNPSHVELQKAANQGRRCTWEKLSAIKTNCAIELALDECVALLNHMRRLKRSAERAAASQGHTNFMRFSASRRIPSWNCIARENSSGSLEEDLIVDSAASIQQGNPSAGQLNRNNQSQRSMHDGSDSESETIDLNSWTRNGGPLMRTASAAKFISFVQSLEVESEFNRSWEEEDDVSTAHPTLLGAHVVGRDPHYNNSRIATDRSSENIDSVPGAAPTSITVSTGDLLQPERIQNGIVFNIVKVGALLNRSSESEPQQDHPRVADEENVCMEICDISTASDSGEDEKSDYQSPSQGDAHS, from the exons ATGGACATCACCAACGAGGCGGCGGTGGACGCCTTCTCGATCGGGCCCTCCACCGTCCTCGGCCGCGCCATCGCCCTCCGCGTCCTCCTTTGCGGCTCCTTCCGCCTCCTTCGCATGCGCCTCTTCCTCCTCCTACGCGCCGCCCTCCGCCGTCTCCGTGACGGCGCGCTGCTCCCCCTCGCCGCATCGCTCCATCCCCGCAACGCCCAGGGCATCCTCGTCCTCGTCACGCTTGTCGCCTTCGCCCTCCGCCGCTTCACCAACGTCCGGTCCCGCGCCGAGTCAGCCTACCGACGCAAGTTCTGGCGCAACATGATGCGCAGCGCGCTCACGTACGAGGAGTGGTCCCACGCCGCCAAGATGCTCGACAAGGAGTTGACGCCCAAGATGAGCGAAGGCGACCTCTACGACGAGGAACTTGTCCGGAATAAGCTGCAGGAGCTGCGCCAGCGCCGCCAGGATGGATCCCTGCGGGACATCGTTTTTTGCATGCGCACGGACCTGCTCAGGAATCTCGGCAACATGTGCAATCCCGAGCTGCACAAGGGTAGGCTTCAG GTACCAAAACTCATCAAGGAGTACATTGATGAAGTTTCAATTCAATTGAAAATGGTTTGCGATTCAGACTCAGATGAGTTGCTTTTGGAAGAGAAACTTGCATTTCTACATGAAACAAGGCATGCTTTTGGTAGGTCAGCCTTGCTCCTAAGTGGTGGTGCTTCACTGGGTTCTTTCCATGTTGGCGTAGTAAAAACATTAGTGGAGCATAAACTGCTGCCTAGAATCATAGCAGGATCCAGTGTAGGTTCCATAATGTGTGCTATTGTAGCAACAAGGTCTTGGCCTGAGCTTGAGAGCTTCTTTGAAGATTCATGGCACTCATTGCAGTTTTTTGACCAGTTAGGTGGGGTTTTCGCAGTGGTTAAGAGGATCATGACACGTGGTGCAGTCCATGAGATTAGGCAATTACAAAGGCTTTTGAGGCATCTCACGAGTAATTTAACATTTCAAGAGGCTTATGATATGACTGGCCGTATACTTGGTATAACTGTTTGTTCTCCCAGAAAACATGAACCACCTCGATGCCTTAATTACTTGACCTCTCCTCATGTTGTTATTTGGAGTGCTGTAACTGCCTCTTGTGCATTTCCTGGATTGTTTGAGGCTCAGGAGTTGATGGCAAAAGATAGATTTGGTGAAATTGTTCCTTATCATGCACCATTTTCATTAGGCCCCGAGGATAATCCTGGAGCTTCAGCACGTCGGTGGAGAGATGGAAGCTTAGAGAGTGATTTGCCTATGATTCAGTTGAAGGAATTATTTAATGTCAACCACTTTATTGTTAGCCAAGCCAATCCTCATATAGCCCCATTGCTGAGAGTAAAGGAAATTATCAGAGCTTATGGTGGAAACTTTGCTGCAAAG CTTGCTCACCTTGTCGAAATGGAAGTTAAACATCGATGCAATCAAGTTCTTGAACTTGGTTTTCGATTGGGTGGCATTGCTAAGTTGTTTGCTCAAGATTGGGAGGGTGACGTTACAGTGGTTATGCCTGCCACTCTTGCTCAG TATTCAAAGCTTATTCAAAACCCATCACATGTGGAGCTTCAAAAGGCTGctaaccaaggaagaagatgcacatgGGAGAAGCTCTCTGCAATTAAGACCAACTGTGCGATTGAACTTGCACTAGATGAATGTGTTGCTCTCCTTAACCATATGCGCAGGCTCAAGAGAAGTGCTGAGAGGGCAGCTGCATCCCAAGGCCACACAAACTTCATGCGCTTCAGTGCTTCTCGGAGAATTCCCTCATGGAATTGCATTGCTAGGGAGAACTCATCAGGCTCACTTGAAGAAGATTTAATTGTGGATTCTGCTGCTTCAATCCAACAGGGAAATCCTTCTGCTGGGCAACTGAACAGAAATAACCAGTCTCAACGAAGCATGCACGACGGAAGTGATAGTGAATCAGAGACTATAGACCTAAATTCTTGGACAAGAAATGGTGGCCCTTTGATGAGAACAGCTTCTGCTGCTAAATTTATCAGCTTCGTACAGAGTCTTGAGGTAGAATCAGAATTCAATAGATCatgggaagaagaagatgatgtttCAACGGCACATCCCACTCTATTGGGGGCGCATGTAGTTGGTAGGGATCCTCACTATAACAACTCGAGGATAGCTACTGATAGAAGTTCAGAAAATATAGATTCAGTTCCCGGTGCTGCTCCTACAAGCATTACAGTTTCCACTGGAGACCTTTTGCAACCTGAAAGGATACAAAATGGGATTGTGTTTAATATCGTAAAGGTGGGGGCCTTGCTAAATAGGAGCAGTGAATCTGAACCACAGCAAGATCACCCTAGAGTAGCCGACGAAGAGAATGTATGCATGGAAATTTGTGATATCAGTACAGCATCTGACTCTGGTGAGGATGAGAAGTCAGATTACCAGTCACCTTCTCAAGGTGATGCTCACAGTTAA